The Fusobacterium perfoetens DNA segment ATATCTTTCCAAGAATCCTTCGTCAAAAGTTATTGAACCTATTTTTGCACTGAAAGCTGTGTAAGGGTAGCAGTCACAGTAAACATTTACTCCCTCTTCTCTTTTTTTGTCTAACATAGCAAGAGCTTTGTCCATTTGACCAAATCCTGCCATACTTCCAATGTGAGAAACTAAGAAGTTTGCTTTTACATAGTTTCCTAAATCTAAAAATTCATCTATTGCGTTAAATATATTTTTAGCATCTTCTCTTAAGTGAGCTGATATTATTTTATTTTGACCAAGTTTTGCAAGAGTTACCATTTCATTAAAGTCAATTCCTGGTACATATCTAAGACCAAAACTTATTCCAAATAATCCAGCTTCTTTTATCATATTTTTACCTAATTCGTACATTTTATCAATGTCTTCATTTTCTAAGCTAACATATCTGTCAGCTCCTACTTTTTCTCTTAATATTCCGTGAGGTAAAAGCATACCAAAGTTAACTGGGTTTCCTTCATCTACTTCGTCTAAAAATCTTTTAGGGTCATTAACTCCTATTCCAGAGTTTCCTCCTATTGCTGTTGTAACTCCCATAGAAAGCATTCTTTTAAATATTTCTCTATCTGGAGTAACTCCATCTGTTAAAACTTCGTGCATATCAATATCGATAAATCCTGGGCAAACACACATTCCCATAGCATCTATCTCTCTGTCTCCTGAAAGAACTTCGTGAGATAACTCTACTACTTTCCCATTTTCTATTGCCAAGTTGTATGGCTCAAAAATATTATTTTTAGGGTCTATTAATAATCCATTATTTATTACTGTTCTCATAATTCTAATTCGTCAGTTACACTTTTTGTAACTTTCCTCCTCTCCATTTATTTTACTTGATGTAAAGATATTATATCATATTTTTTCAAATTAATCATACTATTTTTATATATCTAAGAAAATATCCTTTGATACCAAATCTTCATAAGTCTCTCTTTTTATTGAAAGACAACTTTTTCCGTCTTTTACAAATACAACTGCAGGTCTTAAAGCTTTGTTATAATTGCTTGACATAGAATATCCATAAGCTCCTGTTGTAGGAACAAAAATAAGATCTCCTTCGTGGGCTTTAGCAAGGCTCATATTTTTTCCTATAAGATCACCAGATTCACAACATTTTCCAGCAATAGTAACTGTCTCACTTGGTGTTTCATCAAGTTTATTAGCCACCACAGCCTCATACTGAGCTTGATAAAGAGCTGGTCTTATATTATCTGTCATTCCTCCGTCAATGAAAACATATTTTACTCCACCGTAAGTTTCTTTTGTGCCACCTACTGTGTATAAAGTTCCTCCAGCATTTCCTACAATACTTCTTCCTGGCTCGATTGAAACTCTATCCAATTTCATATTTTCTTTTTCTAAAGTTTTTTCTATGTGTGATATCATAGATTGCATAAATTTTTCAATGTCTACTTCTGTATCTCCATCAACATAATAAACACCAAATCCTCCACCAAGGTTCATCTCTGGAATATATATATCAAATTTTTCTGATACTTCCTTTGTAAAGTTAAGCATTGTTTCTATTCCTTCGTGGAATGCTTTTGTATCAAATATTTGTGACCCAATATGACAGTGGAATCCTAAAAATTCTAAATTTTTATATGAAAGTATTTTTTCGATTATACTATAGATATTTTCATCAAAGATTGATTCTCCAAATTTTGAACTATGTTTTGATGTTCTGATATATTCGTGAGTGTGGGCATCAATCCCTATATTTACTCTAAGCATAACTTTTATAGTTTTATTTTTTTCTTCCGCTAATCTTCCAAGTTTATCAATCTCATCTTTGTTATCAAGGATAACTACCCCAATTCCCCAGTCAAGACACATTTCAAGTTCTTCTATACTTTTATTGTTTCCGTGCATATGAACTCTATTCATAGGAAAGTTTGATACTTTTATAGAATATAGCTCTCCTGCTGATACAGCATCTATACTTAGACCATATTTATTGGCTAGTTGGCACATAGCTTTTGATAAAAATGCTTTTGAGGCATATACAATCTCTGTATCAAATTTATCAGATTTAAAATTATCTATATATTTTTTCATATTATCTTCTATAAGTTGTTGATCCATAACGTATAATGGAGTTTTGTACTCTTTAGCTAATTTTTCTACTGAAACTCCTCCCACTTCAAGTATTCCATCAACATTTTTCATTGTCCCAAAATATCTCATAATAACTCCCTTCCAAAACCAAAAATTTATAAAAAAAGACAGTCTATCAATTAAGACTGTCCTTAGTAAACTAAATTAAAAATAATACTAATTTTTAATAAGATAACTTACTTGATAGCCCTCCATTGATTAACAATGACAGTAAAATAGATCTTATCCATTTTACCAACAAAGACACCTGACACTTATCTTCGTTTCGGCAAAATCTCCTTTCAGATTATATCAACGTTTGTCAGACTAAATAATCTTACTCTTATCATTTGCTCCTCTATCTAATTTCTTATGTAAAAGTATATCTAAAAATAACTATTTTGTATAATATAAAAATTATATAGAATACATATTTTAAATTTATTTTACGTGTATTGCTCTATTTTTTATCTCTTTCATTCTTCCTTCAAGGGCGTGAGTGATATTGTAGTTAGAGATATATCCACAACATCTTCTTTGAATTTTCATTTTCATTCCCTCTTCGTTTCCACATTGTGGGCATTTATATTTAGCAGTTTTTTCATCATAAGAGATTTCTCCTGTGTAACCACATTCAAAGCATACGTCTGATATTGTATTAACTGCAAAATATTCTATTCCTTTATCGTGAGCATATCTCATAAGTTCTAAGATTGCGTCAGAGTTATAAGTTTTTCCACCATTTTCAACATACATTATATTTCCACCGTTACAGTATGGAATAAATGGAGCTTCTGTATCTATTTTATCAAAAGCGTCTATTGGTAATTCTGATGAGAAGTGGAAAGAGTTTGTATAATATCCTCTCTTATCTAACCATTCTGGCATTACATCAGAATAATTTTGTTTGTCAATATTGAAGAATGTAGCTATACTTGCTTCTGCTGGAGTTCCATAAACTGATACAGGTAAACCTGTTTCTTTTTTAATTTCGTCAGCTTGTTTTCTTATCTCTTGCATTATTCTAAGTCCTAAAGCTTTTCCATTAGGTTTTGATATATTTTC contains these protein-coding regions:
- a CDS encoding amidohydrolase family protein, which gives rise to MRTVINNGLLIDPKNNIFEPYNLAIENGKVVELSHEVLSGDREIDAMGMCVCPGFIDIDMHEVLTDGVTPDREIFKRMLSMGVTTAIGGNSGIGVNDPKRFLDEVDEGNPVNFGMLLPHGILREKVGADRYVSLENEDIDKMYELGKNMIKEAGLFGISFGLRYVPGIDFNEMVTLAKLGQNKIISAHLREDAKNIFNAIDEFLDLGNYVKANFLVSHIGSMAGFGQMDKALAMLDKKREEGVNVYCDCYPYTAFSAKIGSITFDEGFLERYNITYDKLEVMEGKYRGKRCTEEFFNKLRDEAPDTMIIAYTINEKDMERALVYPQTVIGSDGILNAKNIGHPRATGTFPRVLGKYVRDAKMLDLYQAVEKMTSAPADILGINKGNLSVGSDADITIFSLDDIRDFATFENTELLPEGIEYVFVNGEIALESGKLINSNLGQSIRKF
- the lysA gene encoding diaminopimelate decarboxylase, translating into MRYFGTMKNVDGILEVGGVSVEKLAKEYKTPLYVMDQQLIEDNMKKYIDNFKSDKFDTEIVYASKAFLSKAMCQLANKYGLSIDAVSAGELYSIKVSNFPMNRVHMHGNNKSIEELEMCLDWGIGVVILDNKDEIDKLGRLAEEKNKTIKVMLRVNIGIDAHTHEYIRTSKHSSKFGESIFDENIYSIIEKILSYKNLEFLGFHCHIGSQIFDTKAFHEGIETMLNFTKEVSEKFDIYIPEMNLGGGFGVYYVDGDTEVDIEKFMQSMISHIEKTLEKENMKLDRVSIEPGRSIVGNAGGTLYTVGGTKETYGGVKYVFIDGGMTDNIRPALYQAQYEAVVANKLDETPSETVTIAGKCCESGDLIGKNMSLAKAHEGDLIFVPTTGAYGYSMSSNYNKALRPAVVFVKDGKSCLSIKRETYEDLVSKDIFLDI